In the Haloferula helveola genome, one interval contains:
- a CDS encoding helix-turn-helix domain-containing protein yields the protein MPEPSDFTRRIYERLLTSDRFQRYRQAFLTATGLPLRFVSADVDAWCLDDVNENRSPFCERINLCESVCGACRDVNRRLMAEAEVKGPQSCHCFSGMSATAVPVRHGSATIGFLKTGQVFQSTPTEKMFDSAIDAIGRKQFKRDEIENLRTAFMQTKSVTPERYQSMIDLLVIFADQLSKDADDAALIEDGREPETIKKAIAFINAHLADRLVLGDVASAAGASESHFCRIFKESTGLTFTDYVNHARIEWAKRELLRPSARVSEIAFLVGYQSLSQFNRSFARITGSSPSEFRREKLVKAG from the coding sequence ATGCCCGAACCTTCCGACTTTACCCGACGCATCTACGAGCGCCTGCTGACGTCCGATCGCTTCCAGCGCTACCGGCAGGCGTTCCTGACGGCGACGGGCTTGCCACTGAGGTTTGTTTCCGCGGATGTCGACGCGTGGTGCCTCGATGATGTGAACGAGAACCGCAGTCCGTTCTGCGAACGCATCAACCTCTGCGAGTCGGTTTGCGGAGCATGCAGGGACGTCAACCGTCGCCTGATGGCGGAGGCAGAGGTCAAAGGACCCCAGAGCTGCCACTGCTTCTCCGGGATGTCGGCTACCGCGGTTCCGGTCCGTCACGGCTCGGCGACGATCGGTTTCCTGAAAACCGGCCAGGTGTTCCAGTCGACGCCGACCGAAAAGATGTTCGATTCGGCAATCGACGCGATCGGAAGGAAGCAGTTCAAGCGGGATGAGATCGAGAACTTGAGGACCGCCTTTATGCAGACCAAGTCGGTCACGCCGGAGCGCTACCAAAGCATGATCGACCTGCTGGTGATCTTCGCCGACCAACTTTCCAAGGACGCGGACGATGCCGCGTTGATTGAGGACGGTCGCGAACCGGAGACCATCAAGAAGGCGATCGCCTTCATCAATGCCCACCTGGCCGACCGTCTGGTGCTCGGCGACGTCGCTTCCGCCGCCGGCGCGAGCGAGTCGCACTTCTGCCGCATCTTCAAGGAGAGCACCGGGCTGACCTTCACGGACTACGTCAACCACGCCCGCATCGAGTGGGCCAAACGCGAACTCCTCCGCCCGTCGGCGCGCGTGTCTGAAATCGCCTTCCTCGTAGGCTACCAGTCACTCTCCCAGTTCAATCGCTCGTTCGCCCGCATTACCGGGTCGAGCCCGAGCGAGTTCCGACGCGAAAAGCTGGTGAAGGCCGGCTGA
- the speA gene encoding biosynthetic arginine decarboxylase, with product MVPSDRPKASKEKKKNAWSPEKSSELYGVDAWGHGFFGVNKQGHTTVRLADENGGTDVSLFDLIEGLRDRGTDLPVLLRFRDLLHSRIKELNESFQEAIRRTNYKGEYRGVYPIKVNQQRQVIEEIAEFGQKYHYGLEAGSKPELIAALAHMHDTEAYIVCNGYKDEEFIDLALHAKKMGLKVMLVLEMPTELDLVLERSRKLGVLPNLGVRVRLSTRGSGHWQESAGDKSVFGLSASQVIHVVDRLKDEGYLGCLKMLHYHQGSQIPNIAAIREGATEVARMYCDLVKEGAPMGVLDMGGGMAVDYDGSHTNFQASCNYSILEYCTDVIETIMQVCDKSGVHHPNLISESGRAVVAYYSVLVFNILDVSTVQTTEETPPVPENAPQQLINLIHVNKDLSKRNLQECFNDAAYYRDQVRAQFFYGNATLRERGIAEAWFWHIMTRISKLLHELDDVPEDLRELSDNLVDFYYGNFSLFQSLPDSWAIKQLFPVMPIHRLDERPRQRAVLADITCDCDGKIDRFIDREDVAKVLPLHELKPDEPYYVAVFLVGAYQETLGDLHNLLGDTNVVGVHLEEGKPVYTHEVEGDSVADVLSYVEYDPKELVTRFRSFAEKAVNHGRISPKERREVMDLFRANLNGYTYFEGL from the coding sequence ATGGTTCCGTCCGACCGCCCGAAGGCCTCGAAGGAGAAAAAAAAGAACGCCTGGTCCCCCGAAAAATCGTCGGAGCTCTATGGCGTCGATGCATGGGGCCATGGCTTCTTCGGGGTTAACAAGCAGGGGCATACGACGGTGCGTCTCGCGGATGAGAACGGTGGCACGGATGTCTCACTCTTCGACCTGATCGAAGGTCTGCGGGACCGCGGAACCGATCTCCCCGTGCTGTTGCGTTTTCGCGATCTGTTGCATTCCCGGATCAAGGAGCTCAACGAGTCGTTCCAAGAGGCGATTCGCCGGACGAACTACAAAGGCGAATACCGCGGCGTCTATCCGATCAAGGTGAACCAGCAGCGGCAGGTCATCGAGGAGATCGCGGAGTTCGGGCAGAAGTATCACTACGGTCTCGAGGCGGGTTCGAAGCCCGAGCTGATCGCGGCGCTGGCCCACATGCACGACACCGAGGCCTACATTGTGTGCAACGGTTACAAGGACGAGGAGTTCATCGATCTCGCGCTGCACGCGAAAAAGATGGGTCTGAAAGTGATGCTGGTACTCGAGATGCCGACCGAGCTTGATCTGGTTTTGGAGCGCTCCCGCAAACTCGGAGTGCTGCCGAACCTCGGCGTGCGTGTCCGGCTTTCAACCCGCGGGTCGGGTCACTGGCAGGAGTCGGCGGGCGACAAATCGGTGTTCGGGCTTTCGGCCTCGCAGGTGATCCATGTCGTCGACCGGCTCAAGGACGAGGGCTATCTCGGCTGCCTGAAGATGCTGCACTATCACCAAGGGAGCCAAATTCCCAACATCGCCGCCATCCGCGAAGGTGCGACCGAGGTCGCGCGGATGTACTGTGACCTCGTCAAGGAAGGCGCTCCGATGGGCGTCCTCGATATGGGCGGCGGCATGGCGGTTGACTACGATGGCTCGCACACGAACTTCCAAGCTTCCTGCAACTACTCAATTCTCGAGTACTGCACCGACGTCATTGAGACGATCATGCAGGTTTGCGACAAGTCGGGGGTCCATCACCCGAATCTCATTTCCGAGTCGGGTCGCGCGGTGGTCGCCTACTACTCGGTCCTCGTGTTCAACATCCTCGACGTGTCGACGGTCCAGACGACGGAGGAGACACCACCGGTCCCGGAGAACGCGCCGCAGCAGCTGATCAACCTGATCCACGTCAACAAGGACCTCTCGAAGCGCAATCTTCAGGAGTGCTTCAATGATGCCGCCTACTACCGAGACCAGGTCCGTGCGCAATTCTTCTACGGCAATGCGACACTGCGTGAGCGCGGTATCGCCGAAGCCTGGTTCTGGCACATCATGACCCGGATTTCGAAGTTGCTGCACGAACTGGATGATGTTCCTGAAGATCTGCGCGAACTCTCGGACAACCTTGTCGACTTCTACTACGGCAACTTTAGTTTGTTCCAGTCGCTCCCGGACTCATGGGCGATCAAACAGCTCTTTCCGGTGATGCCGATCCACCGTCTCGACGAACGACCGAGGCAACGCGCGGTGCTTGCCGACATCACCTGCGATTGTGACGGCAAGATCGACCGTTTCATCGACCGCGAGGATGTGGCGAAGGTCCTGCCTCTTCATGAGCTGAAACCGGATGAGCCCTACTACGTGGCGGTGTTCCTGGTCGGCGCCTATCAAGAGACGCTCGGCGATCTCCACAATCTTTTGGGCGATACGAATGTGGTCGGAGTGCATCTCGAGGAAGGCAAACCGGTCTACACGCACGAAGTCGAAGGCGACAGCGTGGCGGATGTGCTGAGTTATGTGGAGTATGATCCGAAGGAGCTCGTCACCCGCTTCCGCTCGTTTGCGGAAAAGGCGGTGAATCATGGCCGGATCAGTCCGAAAGAGCGTCGGGAAGTGATGGACCTGTTCCGCGCGAATCTGAACGGATACACCTACTTCGAAGGGCTCTAG
- a CDS encoding malate dehydrogenase, with protein MKVTIVGPGTVGMTLAYTLMLRRAAREIVLVGRNRTKAEGEALDMTHAQAFLQVPVKIRAGEIEDAAGSDVVVICASVPVPEGITDRNEMAKGNAELMRELLPPLAAAAPDCKLVMVTNPVDPLTWLALELTGFPKERVMGTGTLVDSIRFRELLSEMLEIHPDDLRAYILGEHGDRQFPAMSVAQAGGEKIDDTPERRALCDRAKSMGIEVFRKKGNTCYAIGLATAYLVESILLDERRTMPVSLRVDGYLGVSGVCLSLPAVIGKKGIERIIQPELNGAEQEAFREAAKTVRSVIEAVS; from the coding sequence ATGAAAGTCACCATCGTCGGGCCGGGAACGGTCGGGATGACGTTGGCCTACACACTGATGCTGCGCCGTGCCGCGCGGGAGATCGTGTTGGTGGGCCGGAACCGGACTAAAGCCGAAGGCGAGGCGCTGGACATGACCCATGCCCAGGCGTTTCTCCAGGTGCCGGTGAAGATCCGGGCCGGGGAAATCGAGGATGCGGCCGGTAGTGACGTGGTCGTAATCTGCGCGTCCGTGCCGGTTCCGGAGGGCATCACGGACCGAAACGAGATGGCCAAGGGCAACGCCGAGCTGATGCGTGAACTGCTTCCGCCTCTCGCCGCGGCGGCACCGGACTGCAAGCTGGTGATGGTCACCAATCCGGTCGATCCGTTGACGTGGCTCGCGCTCGAACTCACCGGTTTCCCGAAGGAGCGGGTCATGGGTACCGGCACGCTCGTCGACTCGATCCGTTTTCGCGAGCTGCTCTCCGAAATGCTGGAGATCCACCCCGACGACCTCCGTGCCTACATCCTCGGCGAGCACGGCGACCGCCAGTTCCCTGCGATGAGCGTGGCTCAGGCAGGTGGGGAGAAGATCGATGACACCCCCGAGCGGCGTGCGTTGTGCGACCGGGCGAAGAGCATGGGAATCGAGGTGTTCCGGAAGAAGGGCAACACCTGCTACGCCATCGGGCTCGCAACCGCCTACCTCGTCGAGTCCATCCTTCTCGACGAACGCCGCACGATGCCTGTGAGCCTGAGAGTCGACGGCTATCTCGGCGTCAGCGGGGTCTGCCTGAGCCTGCCGGCCGTGATCGGAAAGAAGGGGATCGAGCGCATCATCCAACCGGAACTCAATGGTGCAGAGCAGGAAGCTTTTCGGGAGGCGGCCAAGACAGTCCGCTCCGTGATCGAGGCGGTTTCCTGA
- a CDS encoding heavy metal translocating P-type ATPase metal-binding domain-containing protein, which yields MSTTCDHCGTAFVPVRDEDRYCCKGCECVAAMIRDSGNERFYDLRGNSRLDPVKGRPFENHDFGWLDAGIIKAEEDPKAGVATLDCSLEGLSCVACVWLVERLFEQHPGAVRAVSNPARGSLHLEWKPGECDVPAFAKELVSFGYTPAPATSSVRHDDHGLATRTGLCFAFALNAMGFSLPTYLGMSEDFEFASLFGLITFLSATLSMLVGGSWFIVRAWRALRLREIHIDLPISLGLVAAYAGSIVGWMSSVSGLLYFDFVCTFVFLMLGGRWLQTLAVEKNRRRIARRSPVPESVRRDGVMVAVADLRVGDGFEVEAGRAVPVASILQSDEAEFSLEWIRGESDAVAFRSGANLPAGAIVIGRSGVRVRALETWNESLLARLTAEVEPDRGSPALQRLLRIYLVVVILTGLGGFAWWLPVAGFGVALQVMISVFVVSCPCALGVAIPFADERASRLAAQLGAFVRNGALWGRLGKVRQIVFDKTGTLTLERPVLESRDQLAGLDDESAGALARLTAGSCHPVARSLIEGLGPRGQQLLSMHRADAPTETPGMGVSVEIDGDEWSLGRAGWRAEAESGTTVLSRSGIAVASFAFRDALRPDARSIRQWLSSRGFGLHILSGDHPAKVSELAAELGMDPDCAHGGLSPDEKAAWMEKIDRDDTLYLGDGANDSLAFDRAYVTGTPVADRSLLEKKADFFSLGDGLGWLPGLFEVARARSAGIRRAFGFTLIYNLAAVGFCLAGHMSPLLAAILMPISSVISITLAGTARVAAEGRSGKTSSAKNEACPNLPTLPDASTSAC from the coding sequence ATGAGCACGACCTGCGATCATTGTGGCACGGCCTTCGTTCCGGTTCGGGACGAGGACCGCTACTGTTGCAAGGGTTGCGAGTGCGTCGCGGCGATGATCCGCGATTCAGGCAACGAACGCTTCTACGACCTGCGCGGAAACAGCCGCCTCGATCCGGTCAAAGGCCGACCGTTCGAGAATCACGACTTCGGGTGGCTCGACGCTGGGATCATCAAGGCGGAAGAAGACCCGAAGGCCGGCGTCGCGACCCTCGACTGCTCGTTGGAAGGATTGTCGTGTGTCGCCTGCGTCTGGCTTGTCGAACGGCTCTTCGAACAGCATCCGGGAGCTGTTCGTGCGGTTTCGAATCCGGCCCGCGGCAGTCTGCATCTCGAATGGAAGCCCGGCGAATGCGATGTGCCGGCATTCGCAAAAGAACTGGTGTCATTCGGCTACACGCCCGCTCCGGCCACCTCCTCGGTTCGCCACGATGACCACGGCCTGGCGACCCGCACCGGGCTCTGCTTCGCCTTCGCCCTGAACGCGATGGGGTTCTCGCTGCCGACATATCTCGGGATGAGCGAGGACTTCGAGTTCGCCTCCCTCTTCGGGCTGATCACCTTTCTTTCCGCCACCTTGTCGATGCTGGTCGGTGGATCGTGGTTCATCGTCCGCGCATGGCGCGCCTTGAGACTTCGTGAAATCCACATCGATCTCCCGATCTCCCTCGGACTTGTGGCTGCCTATGCAGGTTCTATCGTCGGCTGGATGAGCTCGGTTTCCGGACTGCTCTACTTCGACTTTGTCTGCACCTTCGTGTTCCTGATGCTCGGTGGCCGATGGCTTCAGACCCTCGCGGTTGAGAAGAACCGTCGCCGCATCGCTCGACGCTCTCCCGTTCCGGAGTCCGTGCGTCGTGACGGCGTCATGGTCGCGGTCGCTGATTTGAGAGTGGGCGACGGCTTCGAAGTGGAAGCTGGCAGGGCCGTCCCGGTCGCATCGATCCTTCAGTCCGACGAAGCCGAGTTCTCTTTGGAGTGGATTCGCGGCGAGTCGGATGCCGTGGCCTTCCGGAGCGGTGCGAATCTTCCCGCCGGAGCCATCGTGATCGGGCGCTCCGGCGTGCGGGTGCGGGCATTGGAGACGTGGAACGAATCGCTTCTCGCCCGCCTGACCGCGGAGGTTGAACCCGATCGCGGATCTCCGGCACTCCAGAGACTTCTCCGTATCTACCTGGTGGTGGTGATCCTCACCGGTTTGGGCGGATTCGCATGGTGGCTGCCAGTGGCCGGATTCGGTGTCGCGTTGCAGGTGATGATCTCGGTCTTCGTGGTGTCCTGTCCGTGCGCCCTCGGCGTAGCGATTCCCTTTGCCGACGAACGCGCGTCCCGGCTCGCGGCCCAGCTCGGTGCCTTTGTCCGGAACGGAGCCCTCTGGGGCCGATTGGGAAAGGTCCGGCAGATCGTCTTCGACAAGACCGGAACCCTGACCTTGGAGCGGCCGGTCTTGGAATCCCGCGATCAACTCGCCGGACTTGACGATGAGTCTGCCGGCGCACTGGCCCGGCTTACCGCGGGATCCTGCCACCCGGTCGCGCGGAGCTTGATCGAAGGCCTCGGGCCCCGCGGCCAACAGCTCCTTTCCATGCATCGTGCGGACGCCCCCACGGAGACTCCCGGCATGGGAGTTTCGGTCGAAATCGATGGTGATGAATGGTCGCTCGGCCGCGCCGGTTGGCGGGCGGAGGCTGAGAGTGGCACGACCGTGCTATCGAGAAGCGGCATCGCCGTCGCTTCGTTCGCATTTCGGGACGCCCTCCGTCCGGATGCCCGATCGATCCGGCAGTGGCTGTCATCGCGCGGGTTCGGGCTCCACATCCTTTCCGGTGACCATCCGGCAAAGGTTTCGGAACTCGCCGCGGAACTCGGGATGGATCCGGATTGCGCCCACGGCGGGCTTTCCCCCGATGAGAAGGCGGCATGGATGGAGAAGATCGACCGCGACGACACTCTGTATCTCGGGGACGGGGCGAATGACTCGCTCGCCTTCGATCGTGCCTATGTCACCGGAACCCCGGTGGCGGACCGGTCGCTGTTGGAAAAGAAGGCCGATTTCTTCAGTCTGGGCGACGGGCTCGGCTGGCTGCCGGGCCTTTTCGAGGTGGCGCGGGCACGCTCGGCGGGCATCCGGCGCGCCTTCGGTTTCACCCTGATCTACAATCTGGCAGCCGTCGGCTTTTGCCTCGCCGGACACATGAGTCCCCTGCTGGCGGCCATTCTGATGCCGATCAGCTCTGTCATATCGATCACCCTCGCAGGCACGGCTAGGGTTGCGGCCGAGGGAAGATCGGGTAAGACTTCCTCCGCAAAGAACGAGGCATGCCCGAACCTTCCGACTTTACCCGACGCATCTACGAGCGCCTGCTGA
- the nspC gene encoding carboxynorspermidine decarboxylase, which produces MAQFVVSIAALKRNARILREVKEAAGCNLVLALKGFSCWKAFPHIRDDLDGCCASGLWEARLANEHFGKAVVTYSPGYTGDEIAELLEFTTHLDFNSLSQWFRFRDQVMVHPRFKRGELHCGLRVNPEHSTGSTPLYDPCVPGSRLGITADQLADADLTGLSGLHFHTLCEQNSDDLETTLEAVDRRFGGLLRSPQFTYLNMGGGHWITKPDYDRERLIRLVREIRERYGLEVWLEPGEACAIHTGVLRSTVIDVFESMGHRHAILDVSATAHMPDVLEMPYRPDVFLVEKPSEYRGSSSAGAEPAVTVENESYVASGGPGEGVTYRLGGPTCLAGDVVGDFSFSRELAPGDVLVFDDMAHYTMVKTTTFNGVPHPSIALQHDDGRIETLREFVYEDFLNRLC; this is translated from the coding sequence GTGGCCCAGTTCGTTGTCTCCATCGCCGCGCTGAAGCGGAACGCCCGGATCCTGCGCGAGGTCAAGGAGGCCGCCGGATGCAATCTGGTGCTCGCACTCAAGGGATTCTCGTGTTGGAAGGCGTTTCCCCATATTCGAGACGACCTTGACGGCTGCTGTGCATCCGGCCTGTGGGAGGCGCGTCTCGCGAACGAGCATTTCGGAAAAGCGGTCGTGACTTACTCGCCGGGCTACACCGGGGACGAGATTGCGGAGTTGCTCGAATTCACGACCCACCTCGACTTCAACTCGCTCTCGCAGTGGTTCCGGTTCCGGGACCAGGTCATGGTCCACCCCCGCTTCAAGAGGGGCGAGCTGCATTGCGGGCTGCGGGTAAATCCGGAGCACTCGACCGGCTCGACACCGCTCTACGATCCGTGCGTGCCCGGGTCACGGCTGGGCATCACCGCCGACCAACTCGCGGACGCCGATCTTACAGGCTTGAGCGGCCTTCATTTCCACACGCTCTGCGAGCAGAACTCGGACGATCTGGAAACGACATTGGAGGCCGTTGACCGCAGGTTCGGGGGTCTCCTCCGCTCGCCGCAGTTCACGTATCTCAACATGGGCGGCGGGCACTGGATCACCAAGCCGGACTACGACCGTGAGCGGTTGATCCGCCTGGTGCGTGAAATCCGTGAACGCTACGGGCTTGAGGTTTGGCTTGAGCCGGGAGAGGCCTGCGCCATCCATACGGGCGTGCTTCGGTCGACGGTGATCGATGTCTTCGAGAGCATGGGTCACCGGCACGCGATTCTCGATGTCTCGGCCACGGCGCACATGCCGGATGTGCTCGAAATGCCCTATCGGCCGGATGTTTTTCTCGTCGAGAAGCCGTCCGAGTACCGCGGGTCGAGCTCCGCCGGAGCGGAACCTGCGGTGACGGTCGAGAATGAGTCCTATGTCGCGTCAGGTGGCCCGGGCGAGGGTGTCACCTACCGACTCGGAGGCCCGACTTGCCTCGCCGGCGATGTCGTGGGCGACTTTTCCTTCTCCCGCGAACTGGCTCCGGGTGACGTGCTCGTCTTCGACGACATGGCGCACTACACGATGGTGAAAACCACGACCTTCAACGGTGTGCCGCATCCGTCGATCGCGCTACAGCACGACGACGGAAGGATCGAGACCTTGCGCGAGTTCGTCTACGAAGACTTCCTCAACCGCCTCTGCTGA
- a CDS encoding VanZ family protein produces MVRTHQILLALFTLFFVGVVVLADRGAGFWGFLKHVPMGDKLGHIGLLTVFSLLLNLVLRGRRLRPPLGSVMLGSAILAAVMSLEELSQAWIPSRTMDVTDWLANLAGIAIGQWLVARPLARRSQKSGIGPH; encoded by the coding sequence GTGGTTCGCACACACCAGATCCTGCTCGCCCTGTTCACCTTGTTCTTCGTAGGCGTGGTCGTTCTCGCCGATCGGGGCGCCGGGTTCTGGGGTTTCCTGAAGCACGTCCCGATGGGTGACAAGCTGGGCCACATTGGTCTGCTGACGGTCTTCTCCCTTCTTCTCAATCTTGTGCTGCGCGGACGCCGCCTTCGTCCCCCGTTGGGCTCCGTCATGCTTGGCAGCGCGATCCTCGCGGCCGTCATGAGCTTGGAGGAGCTCTCGCAGGCCTGGATTCCGTCTCGGACCATGGATGTGACCGACTGGCTGGCAAACCTCGCTGGGATCGCGATCGGGCAATGGCTCGTGGCACGCCCCCTCGCCCGCCGGTCCCAAAAGTCCGGGATCGGCCCGCATTGA
- a CDS encoding PLDc N-terminal domain-containing protein: MDSEVGFSAVFLILVVLIGLATLGVWLWSLIHCIRNRYLNDSNRIIGILLIVLLGPLGSLIYLFLPRETEPQR; this comes from the coding sequence ATGGACAGTGAAGTCGGCTTCTCCGCAGTATTCCTCATTCTGGTTGTTCTGATTGGTCTCGCCACCCTCGGCGTTTGGCTCTGGTCATTGATCCACTGCATCCGGAACCGCTACCTGAACGACAGCAACCGTATCATCGGCATCCTGCTGATCGTCCTCCTCGGGCCCCTCGGCAGCCTCATCTATCTGTTCCTGCCACGAGAGACCGAACCGCAGCGCTGA